From Triticum aestivum cultivar Chinese Spring chromosome 7B, IWGSC CS RefSeq v2.1, whole genome shotgun sequence:
TGGCTCACTCCGCCCTCCtattatccctctccgccctcctttgcgcgtagaactcgtgcttgttgatgatgtcctgcgggaagtgttggcgccacagcaccatggcttcctcatccatctcGGCGATGTCGAGACGGTGCTCCCTCTTCTGGTTGTCACGACGATCCTCGTTGGTGCTAAGAAGCGGCAGAGGCACGAGCTCCTGCGCCCACTCCCACGtcggcacattggggaagttcaatgttctatgaggccactggAGGCGCCAGGCCGccacgtcgtacgcgcgggcggcctcgttggcggtgtcgaaattgctgaGGCCGAggtgcatcccgcggaaccggatctcgacggagaagccgccggaggggtgcgcgcggacgccgcggtatccccaagtttcccagtGATGCGGTGGCATGGTGGcgcagcggcggcgaggcgagaaagagcggggagagagcggtggcgaggcaaagagcggggagagagcggtggcaaggcatagagcggtgggagggtgcgccggacgccgcgcgccaaaactagcacagcacgatacaggagcgacgcacaattacaagctgatattctgttggacaatggaggctataaccaaatattttacgggaacaatagcacccaggaaatttgaagggtaggtatgaacaaaattggaactgcacacgTACTGctagtgattcaatacacacattaccaatcgaggaggagaacgatggttgcGGCGGCCTCTGCGAGTCATGGtcagcaacgggagtcagttcattgtccacgacggtggtgcttccgcgcttggcgtcggcttccgggaagcagatccgacaCTGTGGAAGATGAtgccagggaagaggctccgtgtacaacgacgacggtggaccggctacagtgcagcgtacgaggtcctcgatgaggcagatgcgctgcggtggacgagtgcgccgatgtaatgGGGATGAGCACAAAggttgcggtgccgtggagaagtctattttgcggtggggatagaaaatggggagtattcaggtgtactactctgggtgccggggtggggttggctgggtagggtgaacctgaatttatgaaaacagccccctaccaagcatcatcCCTAGGCCTGTTCCGatggctatgatggtaacttcccactgctcaaatcagggtcgcgggagattttcccgccgacctcaaaattttgtgacactgaactcccctgtgtggcgtgttgagtgattcggctaagggGGCGTTTGGTTCGAGGGGcttttttgtgttgggactaaaaaaagtccctagcaaaccaaacaggggggggggggggactttttgctaaaagtacttacaagcacctccttgagagtctttttcaaaaagtcctagggactagaaaaagtcctaggactagagaaccaaacaccacctaatcaactagcgagtagtactagtaaactctgcatattaggtttgaccgaagtcaaacttcctaaagtttgacaaagtttatagaaaaatataaacatttaccataacaaatatgtatgatgtgaaagtacattcagtaatgaatctaatggtatttatttgttattgtatatgttaatattttttgttataagctttctgagagtttacaaaacttgactttgaccaatgctaatacgcggacttaaataaaaacggagggagtacacatttgttttattagtttgtagtgaactaatcatttgttgaaattgtgaaataaatatattaggctatacaattcaatagttacaatcattgtcgaatcccaagatgtatacaaggtctatagtacttcacaacatgctcaaactcacataatcctagtcaaatgagaatctaaatgcatttcatagttattactttgtaggatgcaacaaaaccaaccataactctacatcagccattatagaaagaacattttgaacatatcccaatgtgtgaatgaaacatgcagagagagcttgcgaatatggagcagatagggcgggaaagattgtatgtatgtggacgagagagtaggagacaaccTAACAAGACAaggggagagagatagagagagaaagagagaggaagaagttaggtctgtgagaaagatggagacatgtaatatacgtgagatgcgtgtgcatccgggttctgtatacatggaaggagaagagacagcATGTTTGGTGAGAGagatggaaaaacatggacgagaggggaaggatctcacgggttgagggattgataattttgtgcgggggagagagggattggtaatgttgtgtgtgtgtgagagagagagggtgggggaggagtcagtcagccgtcgtcacatcatcctgcttccaaatggccctgcattctctagcgtggtgtggtcgccgtctttgatctcctcgatgccctctttgaagattgaggtgttgtgcatgttggcgTGCAAAGAATCACAAGCGAGAGTGattgccgtataaccttggattgtgatgaattgtgtgctcgggggagggtgtgtgtgtgtgtgtgtgtgtgtgttgtgctgtgctatgtgtgtgtgtgtgtgtgtgtttgtgtgtgtgtcagatattgagagaaaacaaacctaaggatagaaatgggtattcacgaagagattgtgcgggccttgaggtgggcaggggccgggtgagggtgtcaaaacgtgcgcgttgatgcatgtgttacatgcgatcgtgtgagggatggacgaatcgagagagatggttgttgtgttacggatgctactctctcctctccctctctctctctctctctctctctctctctctcacacacacacacacacacaagtaaactagaagaccgttccctcatgtatacacaacgtatcaacatctgtctatgtctcactcatgcatgatcatttgcacattcacacctctctatgtcggTATCACACTCAcgccgtctccacattgcccttccaccacaacacacatatggacacatacacacgttctctctcagtgagacacacaaaatcagtattaaaaaaaactagggcgcacctaaaacgtccaaatccaaataaacacgaactggagctaaattcaaatatatggaaatattgcagcatcaagaacttttccaggaaaaaaagttgagtaatattcggggattgttttcacacacacaaaaaggttcggtggatgtccttcgagcgcgacatggtgacgcaccgttcgatcgaccgcccGGCTGCGGTTCACAAGCTTGCACAGAATTCCGTATCGTGGCTGCGGTAAACTAATAAAAGTGTTGCGTAAGTATAATTTTTATGTGTACTAGtacagttttcttttaagtttgaccaaccttatataaaactaaagtaagctcacatacgcgcactcatcaatatgccgctgccgccgttgcacatgccggtgcccgcctgctccagccaacgatttctcgcccatcaccgccgtgtcactgccatccctgtgccatgaagtcaAAGGCTTGCCTGCTcacatcgtctgcagtccctcctcgcgatgccgccacgctgccaagcacttgagcagctgTGGAGCCACGTCTATTCACgcagcgtatgaagaggaggatgagcgcgtgctccagcacaccggcgaggaggaactagcgtgtcattgtcgtctccgcccgcgcggaggaggcgcgcatggtggctgtcgcggcggaagccggtcgcgcgtgcgttgagcccgcaaaccgggtgcggacgcagaatctacctttgagaccttgaatgccatgtggatcctgcaatctgaaggagcaatttgggtcagtcgactcttgtgagccgtttgatgccaaatggatggctagaagggcttcttccacctcttctgccgtcttcttcttTCGCTcgatcgaacttctttcacaaattgactgacccaaattataccactagtacgaacgtattaagtacagtaggaacacgacgatatgagcagtagtaccaactacaagaagaacattagtaagacatagtactagtactactgtacgtactaaagagttcaaataacgagaaagaacataaacatagttctgctggggcctcagcaaaacacacccttgaaaataaactaaggaactagtccgcttgacactgcagtagaaccagcatgagcgacgacactaccacctactcggagtccgagtccatgtcctcgactttgtcctcgtccctgttcctcttcctcttcgccgatgcttctttgcttgaaccggacactgggctctgcttcttcatccaacccttgtagatatttaaacaaaggtaggcatccattgctacgtacatgatgtgatcttcatctaatgtctttgattcccatgcatgatgaaactcatgatggggtttcttcagtttagcatacgaaggatcaatcatggctactgccagggttagcattgaaggttgagaggaggataccggccttgccttctggagatcgaagggctggcctacaacgagacctatccgacatAGGACATCATTGTCGTTcctaaagcctacagtaacgaatttcactattttgtccttgaggaagttcttaaaatcctggcactcaacgtcggcatgccatatgtggtagaccaagcaaacgttatgtacgcaaacctggatcacggagggcttcttcctctctgcctcctttagaatcttctctctttccaggactgtggtgtactcaacatctagcctagcgacccactcatccgttgaactgttgaacatgcgtaagAAACGAGCAAGGCATGCCTTCACCATCGCGGATCCacatgtgtagatgacgatgaactcatcgctggtgatggctctaacctggtactcccTTCACCatcgccctttgagacttcgaccggctatagaTGAGCAAAATGTTTTTGCCCACTCCGCATGcctgatactccctctggtcctttttactccggtcaaccgtttgcaaagtgtttgaccaaatttatactaaaaatatcaatatctacaatactgattataatgagtataagaactacgttttacaatgagtgtaaaaatattgatttgacattgtgaatgttgatacatttttctataagtttggtcaaagtagaggtacattgactttagacaaaacttaaatgcacaatgcagactagttcctccatccaggtgcgtgccatgttctatcttgtcatcacaacaaggttagctattagagtactactacctcccttctagtttaaagggctcgattcaaaaaaatctcctactcttagcaagatagcagaggcggtggaatagtttttgaagtctgcaatagtactcaactaatgctatcattcttcacaaaaaaatgtgtttaccaatgcatgcatgaacactagttactctaacccccctctcctctttaattctttgccacatcagcatgtttgctattcccgtgcgCATGAGGCTAGTTGTAGTggtagtatcataggtagtatcatgcatgtcaactaggcaattttgatgaggtgtcataaaaTTAAATGGAGAaaaagagggttgagtatcatatcatgatactgtatcataataaatgctatactactatgtgtcatgcatggtaataaataaagtactacatgatactagtatatgatactatgcattagggaggtagtatcatatgcatgatattagtatatgatactcccagCTAAGATAcgaccattatggccagccttaatcatcgcatgcaataatttagtgcaccttgaaatatgaacatgtgtagggcgtgtatgtttttaatgacctgagaatatacctagcccggcatgcaagatgacttattatgcaccgttccccatacctgcaggaagcccattcatctccaaatcttttcctctccatgtgtggaaacaatatgcctgccagactctccttctccctccggcggtcccaccactccaccccgtgtggaaaaaatctgcatgcatgactctcctcccccacactcgtccaatccgttgtgaccagcaatatttccaccccttccctcccccgtaatttactccaacaaatatgcccacgtagctgttacgttaatcatgcaacatatctttagggatgctgcttcagttacttaactgcaggtgcaatgggtcactgacatatgggaccaacaagggtctggcccacatgtcagtgacgcaactggacctgcagttaagtcagtgcagctcagtccatatcttatgtaggtgtgccattgctcgctataaatactgcgcctcccacggcactcggaagaatgctcacgttcatcgctatctcctccccctccctctcacgtcgaccaccatggcatcgctcCTCCCAAGCCCTAAGCGCTCCTCGTGGCACCGCCCGGATGGTCATGCGTCATCGTTCTGTTCCTCGACGCCACTAGTCGAgttggacgcgtcggtgttccactcctcgtcgtgacgcgtcgaggtggacgcgtcggtgttcccaatctcaccAGCACGTGCGTcgaaggacgcgtcggctccccgctacaaggagaacgccgcgccgcccgtcgagccccccagccttgaggagctttggaaagaaatggatgtcgccatgtgggaggctttgccgccggcagagcacgccaaaatagaggcggagaagaaggccgaggaagagaagcgcgccgcggggcaagctgcctggcaggtctatgtcgcgtccgagggagtcaggcaattggctctttggcagaaggctcgtgcgagggccgtgagggtggcggaggacgctcgTGTCGATGCTCTGAACGCAGTcgggcccaagtgcctcatctacgcttggcggtacatggatcgggtgcacgcttccagcgaggaggagtacctgttggcgccggatcacgaCACCGGTGAGATTGCGCTCGCCCGccagcaagccgccaatcagcacctcgcgagttgcgaggatgaggaagaggcgttgtgtcggcgcgctacGAAACGGCCTCGCACTAGGGCACTCGTGGTGCGCCGCATGCACTCCTGCCAGCACCGTGGCTTTTaagaggagtataatttttgtttcgtaaggcgatctcattagttttgggacgcaaatgataaatcccgaacatttAGGAAATTTTAGCGTCCTtatttaagtatgtaaaagggaaagtttggaaaccttgtgtattcgtacgcattttgcaagtacgtgcatatagcacaaactttactatatactatcgcactacacgtctctctcgatatatgcttgcagactgtgctactccctccgtccaggtcaataagtcatctttggttgtgcaccgtgaccaagaaggagggaagacttatacacctaaacggagggagtactactattacttatgtatgtgcaaatgcacattttaacattatgatgcggtttttttgtaaaagtagaaaaacattactagtcaagcttgtgaaacggttcaatgcaaaacaaatgcaaaaatgctcctttgattgtttacttttagcttccttctctatggttatttctctgtcgtactttgtacggagtatctcactggttggaaaggcatgcaaattcccaaaccgcttccaacaccctgtatcgaattttttaccaacaagttgtgccgtgcaattggaattccaacttgagtactactactagtaggagtaccaggggccagttcttttaggttTCTAGATTAGTAGTCCCAtaattactacctccgtcctggtttattggtccccattataatgcgtgtcaaattttgatcataaatttaactaatgaaatgttagtgcatgtcacatgcactactccatccgtctaggtgagtataaaatgagaaatgttaatgtttatttgctaattaatagtattgcatgcaatgaattaaccactgcatgtcgtgtttgatacctcaagtcactaaaagcatgcacactctttatctcttattggttgatatgtcaagaaacaagaaacgaggtagaagttaatgcaccgtgcctaagtgttttgggattatttggttttcataagatgacttacacacctagacggagggagtaacattttattagttaaatctttggtcaaaatttagcacaaattacaatggtgaggaataaaccaggacggagtagtagtttagaagcccaaataaatgagtgaggtgccttattgttactctccaatgtgagtagtcttatgggaaaagctggggaagccaccaaaagaacaggccctaggagtagtagctagggatcgagtgtgcgatatgaaccggagaaagtaaatgcagagagatgaaatgcaaaaaagatggagggatgtgatggttgcttgtctgtttattttaccaggccacttattactgggagtggttcggttttgtgatatgacggctttactgccgcgccacgagcggggtgagaggtgagactcccgtgcagcgccgccctctacacttgcactacatcggtcatggtttattagtccccattgaatttgactgaagatttaacagacaaaattttagtgcatgtcaacaaaaactatatcgttggattcatatttgaacatagttttgaatgatgtaattttaggtgacatgcatcagcatttatcatactatatataatattagttcaatttttggtcatactaatctatagtagtaaggtgcccgtgcgttacactgaagagtgaaatgcattgaccggggagttgtttattttgacaaaggatgtaggggtcatctcatgtgtaacgggtatcgataggtttcttcggatattatttcatctctggagctcacaaacatccgggtgaaatagataaaaaggtatcttttgcaaacaaaagcgttcaactattcaacctgcatccaaaacttgtgaagaaataacacttattgtgctttgcaagaaatgatctttaagaattagtttttgagtatcgattgttatacatgttggctacggatgacatggcactttcttattgtcaacaattggctatactattaagtaatattaaccatgcccttatacacctaaacggagggattaaatcaggatgatttgcaagggggcagaggagatgtaagaaatggttcattgtaagtctttcaccagtactgtagtaaaaattcatacatggaagattttagactaaaccataaacggatacacttttattcatgtgcgatactacaatagagcaagatccttcatggaagtctccacatgcttagacagcggattacattgagccaagactaatgatcaacatttaacttggtaatgcatatgtccaggtgaacctccttggagtccccgtgcaccgcgttgcggggtaaatcataccatgcgtcttccatgtccacatcagcAGGAAGGTCCCAGCCCTACATAGTCCTAGTCAGCATGATGGAGCCGGTATCGCtgcccacgtacctctgaggggtagtaacagtgagcacgcacccgtacatcggcctcatgtcagtgtcagcgtcagcaaCGTCGCCCCAgacacacactacagagacggggcggcggcctgcacgggactcatcggtgcccacgatcaagaggaagacgttgccgtcctcctccgagactagcaggcggcggtgatcctccagcgaatccagcatggtgaacgggtagcacgtctcgtacttgatgttctccgccaagggccagtagtgaccgctgcacgcatttgtgaggtgatgcaccatgtccaccggcgagccacaaaacagcatcgggcactcatagcagtagacgaagggctccttggaggcatcgaccaggccgtccatgaaatgggagtggctgtaggggacgttgcgccagttgaatagatgagcaagttactacgagatttaattcaaataagcacaaaataaatcatgacgactataacagagatgaaactaaccatgtggactagcatagtagtaggatacagagtagaaacatcaattctaccacgatttcaaacaggaaggacagaaacacatacggtgcaacgggagcagcaccgttggcgttgaggttgtcgcccatgtcgttgaggaagaggttgccgaggtcgtgACTTCAccaaccgagttggtgatg
This genomic window contains:
- the LOC123162890 gene encoding ethylene-responsive transcription factor ERF071-like, encoding MPPHHWETWGYRGVRAHPSGGFSVEIRFRGMHLGLSNFDTANEAARAYDVAAWRLQWPHRTLNFPNVPTWEWAQELVPLPLLSTNEDRRDNQKREHRLDIAEMDEEAMVLWRQHFPQDIINKHEFYAQRRAERDNRRAE